AACTTTGGCGGGCTAGGCGCCTTAATGATGAAATACATTATGAAGCAAAAAAAAGTCAATACCCTCCGGGAGCTCATTGAAACGGCCAGAGCCCTGGGGGTTAAAATGATCGCCTGTACCATGTCCATGGACGTAATGGGCCTGAAAAAAGAAGAGTTAATCGACGGCCTTGAATTCGCCGGCGTAGCCACCTACCTGGGCGAAGCCGACGAATCCAACGTCAACCTTTTTATATAAAATTTATGCGTTACCTTGCCGGCGCCACCTTAAAGCCGGTTTTTTTATACAAACAGGGCATCCACAAACTCCCTTGCATTAAAAGGCCTTAGATCGTCAATGCCCTCCCCGATGCCGATCATTTTTACCGGAATGTCCAGGGACTGCTTGATTGCTATCACCACCCCGCCCTTGGCACTACCGTCCAGCTTGGTCAGGGCTATCCCGGTTACTCCCACGGCTTCACCAAAAAGCCTGGTCTGGTTGATGGCGTTCTGGCCGGTAGTGGCATCCAGCACCAGCAGAACCTCGTGCGGGGCGCCGGGCATGGCGCGGTCAAGTACGCGCCCGACTTTTTTCAGCTCCTCCATCAGATTGCTCTTCGTGTGCAGCCTGCCGGCCGTGTCTATAATCAAGAGGTCTGCCCGGCGCGCCTTTGCCGCCTGCAGGGAGTCGAAAGCCACCGCGGCCGGATCGGCCCCTTCCCGGTGCTTGATCAGCTCCACCCCGGCCCGGCCGGCCCAGATTTCCAGTTGGTCGATGGCTGCCGCGCGAAAGGTGTCGGCAGCGCCCAGCAGCACCTTTTTGCCCTGTGATTTGTAATAATAAGCCAGTTTACCAATGGTGGTAGTTTTCCCCACTCCGTTTACTCCCACCACCATTATCACGGTAGGCGGAACGCTGCTGAAATTTACCGGCGCGCTGTCCCCTTCCAGCATTTCCATGATATGTTCTTTTAAAATGTTTTTCAGTTCGCCGGCTTCCTCCACCCGCCTCTCCCTGACGGTCCGGCGCACTCTTTCCACCAGGTCGGCGGCAGTGTTAACCCCTACATCGGCCTGAACCAGCAACTCCTCCAGTTCTTCGTAGAGCTCTTCATCAATGGCCCTGCGCCGGTGTACCAGGTTGTCGATTTTTTCAACAAAGCTCTGGCGGGTTTTGGCCAGGCTTTCCTTTAAACGGTTAAAAAAGCCCACTGGCTCTGAACCTCCTTCAAACAAAGGGCCCCGGGGCATTTAAAACAATGGATGTGACCCGTTTAAATGCCGGCCCGGCGGCTCCGCACCAAACTCATTTTTTATGGTTACAAGCACTGCCTAAATCGCTTTTCATCAGAGCCTTCTTGGCCGCCTGCTGCTCCGCCTCCTTTTTGGAACGCCCGGTACCCTGGCCGACCAGTACTCCCCTGTACAGCACTCCGGCCGTAAACGACTTATGGTGGTCGGGGCCTTCCTCCTTCAAAATCACATACTGCACCTGTTCACCGCCGCGCTGCTGGACCAGTTCCTGCAATTCGGTTTTATAGTCCCGCTCCAGGCGGCCCTCCAGAACATCACCGATTAACGGCGCCAAATATTTTATAGCTAACCCTGCCGCCTTTTCCAAACCCTGATCCAGGTAGACAGCCCCCAGCAGGGCTTCAAAGGCATCAGCCAGTATGGACGGGCGATCCCTTCCGCCGGATCGCTCTTCCCCCTTTCCCATATAAAGGCAGGTGCCCAGTTCGAGCTCCCTGGCCACCCTGGCCAGTGACGGTTCGCATACCACTGATGCCCGCAGCTTGGTCAGGTCTCCCTCATCCATTTCCGGTTTGCTGCGGTAAAGGTAGTCGCTGACCGCCAGCTCCAGGACGGCATCCCCTAAAAACTCCAGCCGCTGGTTATTTTCAAGGCCGTTCTGGCGGTTTTCATATGTAAAAGAGCTGTGAGTAAGCGCCCGGGTTAAAAGCCCCTCATCGCGCCATGCAATCCCCAGCCTGTTTTTAAGAAGGGTCAGTTTATCCTGCGCATCAGGCATAAATACCACCATTTCTATATTTTTCGTTGCCTTTGAAATTGCAAAAGAACCCTTTTATTTTCCTAATATTCTCTCAAAACCTACTGGCATCTATCTTTAATTTTCGTACTTCTTAAAAATTAAAGTGGCGTTATGCCCGCCAAAGCCGAAAGAATTGGAAAGGGCTGCATTTACCTCGGCCTTTCTGGCGACATTTGGAACAAAATCCAGGTCGCATTCCGGATCAGGCTGCTCGTAGTTAATGGTAGGCGGAATTACACCTTTATGGATTGCCATGACGCAAACTATTGCCTCCAGCCCGCCAGCCGCTCCCAGCAGGTGCCCGGTCATGGACTTGGTTGAACTTATTGCCATTTCATAGGCATGCTGTTTGAAAACCTTTTTTATGGCCAGGGTCTCTGCTTTGTCTCCCAAAGGAGTCGCAGTGGCATGGGCGTTAATGTAATCTATCGAATCCGGTTCAATGCCGGCATCTGCCAGTGCCTCCCGCATTGCCTTGACCGCCCCGCAGCCTTCCGGGTCGGGCGCCGTTATATGATAAGCATCGCAGGTGCTGCCGTAACCGGCCACCTCCGCATATATCCTGGCCCCCCTGTTTAAAGCGTTTTCCAGGGTTTCCAGCACCAGAATGGCGGCCCCTTCGCCCACCACAAAGCCGTCCCGTCCCGCATCAAAAGGCCTGCAGGCCTTTTCGGGCTCATCGTTCCTGGTGGACATTGCCTTCATTGAACAGAACCCGGCCATAGCTAAAGGAGTAATGGGGGCTTCTGTCCCTCCCGTAATTATAACATCGGCGTGGCCCCACTGAAGCATCTTGAAAGCGTCGCCTATGGCGTTTGTGCTTGAGGCACACGCCGTAACGGTGGTAATATTGGGCCCCTGCAGGCGGTAGCTTATGGCCACCTGCCCGGCTCCCATATTGGCAATCATCATGGGCACGAAAAAAGGACTGACCCGCCCCGGCCCCTTTTCACCCAGAACCCTGGCTTGCTCCTCCAGCGTTTCAATTCCGCCAATGCCAGAGCCCAGGATAACGCCAATCCGGTTCCGGTCTGCTTTTTCCAGGTCAAGCCCTGAATCGCTTAAGGCCATACCGGTGGCAGCAACGGCAAACTGGGTAAAGCGGTCCATGCGCCGGGCCTCTTTTCTGTCCATGTAATCAAAGGGATTAAAATCCTTAACTTCACCCGCAATTTTCGTGCTGAAATTAACCGGGTCAAACCTGGTCACCGGTTTGATGCCGGAAATCCCGCCGGTCAGGGAGGCCCAAAATTTCTCCAGGCCGGTTCCAACCGGCGAGATAATTCCCAAGCCGGTAACTACAACCCGCTTCCGCAATGATTATGCCCTCCTTTCAAAAAAGTCCCGTGGTTTCCCCCGGGACTTAAAAACCTTTGACGAATCTATTGATGATCCTGAATATACTTCACGGCTTCGCCTACCGTGCGAATTTTCTCCGCATCTTCATCGGGGATTTCCAGGTCAAACTCCTCTTCCAGGGCCATTACAAGCTCCACAATATCCAAAGAGTCTGCCCCCAGGTCGTCTACAAATGATGACTCCATTTTACTTCATCTTCTTCAACCCCTAACTGCTCAACAATAATGGACTTTACCCTGTCAAAAACAGACATGGTTTGCAATCACCCCCTTCCGGCATCAAACCGCAATCTTGTTTAGCAGCATGTCATTCCACCGTCTACGGCTATAGTTTGCCCGTTTATGTAACCGGCAGCCTCTGTGGCCAAAAAGGCTACTACATCAGCCACCTCCTCGGGTGTGCCAAATCTTTTTGCAGGAATCTGGTCAAGCATCCTCTCCCTGATTTTCTCCGGAAGCCCCGCGGTCATTTCGGTGGTAATAAACCCGGGCGCCACGGCGTTAACAGTTATGTTGCGTGACCCCAGTTCCCTGGCCATGGCCCTGGTCAAACCGATTAGGCCGGCCTTCGCGGCACAATAGTTGGCCTGGCCGACATTTCCAATTAAACCCACCACAGAGCTGATATTGATGATTCGCCCATAGCGGCTCTTAACCATCTCTGCGGCAGCCGCCCTGATGCAGTTAAAAGCGCCCCTGAGGTTGACATCGAGTACAGACTCCCAGTCTTCGTCTTTCATCCGCAATACAAGGCTGTCCCTGGTAACACCGGCATTATTCACCAGGATGTCGATCCTGCCAAACTCGGAAACTGCCGCTTTAACAAGGGCAGTGGCCCCGGCCGGCTCGGCCACGTCGGCCCTGTAAACCAGCGCCCTCCCACCGGAGTTCCTGATAATCTCCGCTACTTCCTCGGCCGCGCTGGAGCTCTTGGCATAATTTACCACCACGCCGGCCCCTTTCCGGGCCAGGGCCAGGGCAATAGCCCGGCCGATTCCCTGGAAGCGCCGGTAACTACGGCAAATCTACCGTTAAGAACCATTTTAGCCAACCTCCCCGGTTAACGCAAGGACTTTTTCCAAAGAATCTTTATCTTCAATGTTGTAAACAGACACCTCACGGCTGATCTTTTTAATTAAGCCGCTCAGCACTTTGCCCGGCCCCACTTCAACAAAAGTATTGATCCCGCTTGAGATAAGCCTCAGGATGCTTTCCTCCCAGCGCACCGGACTGTAAACCTGTCTGATTAAAGCCTCTTTTACCTCTTTTCCGGTGTGCACAAAGTCGGCACTGACATTGGCCACAACAGGAATGGCCGGATCGCCGACAACAACTTCCGCCAGGTCCATGGCCAGCCTCTCCCCGGCGGGCTTCATCAGGCTGGAATGAAACGGAGCACTTACCGGAAGGCTTATAAAACGCCTGGCACCCGCTTCTTTCGATAAAAGTTCGGCAGCCTTAAGCCCGGCTATGTCACCGGCAACAACCACCTGGCAAGGACAGTTAAGGTTAACCGGTTCAACTATGCCCTCACTTGACGCTTTCCGGCATACTTCGGCCACGGCCTCCGCAGAAAGTCCGAGAACGGCGGCCATGCCGCCCTTTCCTAAAGGGACCGCCTCCTGCATGTACCGCCCCCTCTTATGTACCAGGCGGACGGCATCTTCAAATGTTAGCGACCCTGCCGCCACCAATGCAGTATATTCACCCAGGCTATGCCCGGCTACGGCGGCGGGGACGCCCCCCCCTTTTACCTTCAGCACTTCCAGGCAGGCAACGCTGACCGTCAAAACGGCCGGCTGGGTGTTGACGGTTTTGTTTAACTCATCCTCGGGCCCCTCAAAGCAGAGGCTGGAAATTGGGAAGCCCAGCGCTTCATCGGCCCTTTTAAAAACCTCTTTAGCCTCCGAAAAGCTGCTGTACAGCTCCCTGCCCATGCCGACGTACTGCGAACCCTGACCTGGAAAAACAAAGGCTACTTTCATTGCTTTTGCACCACCAACTCGTTCAGACGGCCCAATACCTCGCCGGCCCCGCTTATAACCTCCATAATAATTTCTTTGGCCGGTTGAATCCGGCTTACCATGGCAGAAACCTGGCCGGCCGGAACCGTGCCGTACTCAATATCACCCTCCACCATTGCCATCCTCAGGCTACCCACCCCCAGTTTTTCAATCTCTTCCAGAGGAGCGCCGCTCTTTTCCATTTCCTCGTACTTTCTGGTCAGCTTGTTACGCAGGGCCCTTACCGGGTGCCCGGTGGAAGCCCCCGTTACAGCAGTATCCCGATCCTTTGCCCTGATAACAAATTCCTTTACTTTAAGCGGGATGGTGCACTCTGCAGCACACATAAAGCGGGTGCCCATCTGTACGCCCACCGCTCCCAGAGCCAGGGCGGCCGCCATCCCCCTGCCGTCAAAAA
The window above is part of the Pelotomaculum thermopropionicum SI genome. Proteins encoded here:
- a CDS encoding uncharacterized conserved protein produces the protein MNANKKTVIVFSGDLDRAMAAFIIANGAAAMGNEVSMFFTFWGLNILRRPDKVKTQKSFLEALFGRMMPRGAERLGLSRMNFGGLGALMMKYIMKQKKVNTLRELIETARALGVKMIACTMSMDVMGLKKEELIDGLEFAGVATYLGEADESNVNLFI
- the FtsY gene encoding signal recognition particle GTPase codes for the protein MGFFNRLKESLAKTRQSFVEKIDNLVHRRRAIDEELYEELEELLVQADVGVNTAADLVERVRRTVRERRVEEAGELKNILKEHIMEMLEGDSAPVNFSSVPPTVIMVVGVNGVGKTTTIGKLAYYYKSQGKKVLLGAADTFRAAAIDQLEIWAGRAGVELIKHREGADPAAVAFDSLQAAKARRADLLIIDTAGRLHTKSNLMEELKKVGRVLDRAMPGAPHEVLLVLDATTGQNAINQTRLFGEAVGVTGIALTKLDGSAKGGVVIAIKQSLDIPVKMIGIGEGIDDLRPFNAREFVDALFV
- the Rnc gene encoding dsRNA-specific ribonuclease, whose translation is MPDAQDKLTLLKNRLGIAWRDEGLLTRALTHSSFTYENRQNGLENNQRLEFLGDAVLELAVSDYLYRSKPEMDEGDLTKLRASVVCEPSLARVARELELGTCLYMGKGEERSGGRDRPSILADAFEALLGAVYLDQGLEKAAGLAIKYLAPLIGDVLEGRLERDYKTELQELVQQRGGEQVQYVILKEEGPDHHKSFTAGVLYRGVLVGQGTGRSKKEAEQQAAKKALMKSDLGSACNHKK
- the FabB gene encoding 3-oxoacyl-(acyl-carrier-protein) synthase, producing MRKRVVVTGLGIISPVGTGLEKFWASLTGGISGIKPVTRFDPVNFSTKIAGEVKDFNPFDYMDRKEARRMDRFTQFAVAATGMALSDSGLDLEKADRNRIGVILGSGIGGIETLEEQARVLGEKGPGRVSPFFVPMMIANMGAGQVAISYRLQGPNITTVTACASSTNAIGDAFKMLQWGHADVIITGGTEAPITPLAMAGFCSMKAMSTRNDEPEKACRPFDAGRDGFVVGEGAAILVLETLENALNRGARIYAEVAGYGSTCDAYHITAPDPEGCGAVKAMREALADAGIEPDSIDYINAHATATPLGDKAETLAIKKVFKQHAYEMAISSTKSMTGHLLGAAGGLEAIVCVMAIHKGVIPPTINYEQPDPECDLDFVPNVARKAEVNAALSNSFGFGGHNATLIFKKYEN
- the AcpP gene encoding acyl carrier protein, which codes for MESSFVDDLGADSLDIVELVMALEEEFDLEIPDEDAEKIRTVGEAVKYIQDHQ
- the AcpP gene encoding acyl carrier protein, coding for MQTMSVFDRVKSIIVEQLGVEEDEVKWSHHL
- the FabG gene encoding dehydrogenases with different specificities (related to short-chain alcohol dehydrogenases), with protein sequence MVVNYAKSSSAAEEVAEIIRNSGGRALVYRADVAEPAGATALVKAAVSEFGRIDILVNNAGVTRDSLVLRMKDEDWESVLDVNLRGAFNCIRAAAAEMVKSRYGRIINISSVVGLIGNVGQANYCAAKAGLIGLTRAMARELGSRNITVNAVAPGFITTEMTAGLPEKIRERMLDQIPAKRFGTPEEVADVVAFLATEAAGYINGQTIAVDGGMTCC
- the FabD gene encoding (acyl-carrier-protein) S-malonyltransferase, which codes for MKVAFVFPGQGSQYVGMGRELYSSFSEAKEVFKRADEALGFPISSLCFEGPEDELNKTVNTQPAVLTVSVACLEVLKVKGGGVPAAVAGHSLGEYTALVAAGSLTFEDAVRLVHKRGRYMQEAVPLGKGGMAAVLGLSAEAVAEVCRKASSEGIVEPVNLNCPCQVVVAGDIAGLKAAELLSKEAGARRFISLPVSAPFHSSLMKPAGERLAMDLAEVVVGDPAIPVVANVSADFVHTGKEVKEALIRQVYSPVRWEESILRLISSGINTFVEVGPGKVLSGLIKKISREVSVYNIEDKDSLEKVLALTGEVG